ttttatatttttaatttgacaAATGGAGATGAGGTTGAATTTATGGGTGAAGAACCAAAATTAGTTGAAGTTGGTCCATTTGCtataaaagaagaagaaaaaaaaaaagatgtacAATTTAATGAGAATCAAACAgaagtttattataaaaattataaaacatttactTTTGTTGAGGAGAAAAGTTGTAAATTTTGtggaaataataattttatacattatcCAAATATGGTTTTTATTGGTGCATTAGCACAATTAGCAGAtccaacaaaaaaaatttcacgAACAATGCAAAGTATTTTATCAATAGGTATTCATCTTATTGGTGAATATTCTTTTGTAGATGtttcttttaatgatataatgTTTAATGGATATcatgataatttattatcatttggAAATTctgatttatttaaatttattaataatcattttggtaaaaatggagataaattatttcctTTTAAAATACCAAGTATGGAAAAAATGGGAATATTTTATggttataataatacaaatgaTGAAGATTATGTTATTAAAACTGGTAAAgatgatattaataattatggTAAAATAGTTACATGGGCAGGATCAACAAAATTacctaaaaatttttggtCAACAGATCAAGCTAGAATGATTAATGGTTCaggtatttatttttttatcttaatttctttttttttttgttatcaattattttaaaatgatataatatttagaTAGTGGTTCATTACAACATAtggatattaaaaaaactgaTGTACTACCACAATTTAACTCATATTTATGTAGATCATTTGACATGATTTATGAAGAAGAAAGTGTTGTTTCTGATATTCcaacatataaattttatgttccatatgataattatgacacaacattagaaaaaaataaaggtTTTAGGTATGCAAATAgagaaaagataaattattttcctCAATGGCCAAAATGTAATAATAGTGATATAGATTATAAATCACTTGACTGTACAAATTCTAAAATTGATTGTACAATAGGACCAAATTTATGTAATCCATGTTGTAATGGTAGTTATGTTGATGGAACATATTTATTACCACCTGGAATGTATCCAATTGGTTGTTATCCAGGTAGAAATGAATCACctccatttttattattcttttctgctcctcatttttattattcaccACCAGAAGTTTCAAATGCTTTATATGGTATAAGaccaaataaaaaagaacatcaaccaatttattattttcatgaaccggtaaatttttaatatatatttatttatataaatttttctaagtATTCGGGACAAGTTATTaatgtaaattataaatttcaaGTTAATGTACCAATTTTTGGATATGCACCAACAATGTAAGTcataacaattattaaaaaaatattttttttttttatagaattaaTACACAAATGcctaataatattattccTATATTTTGGGCATCTGTTGAAGgtaatttatatgaaaatcTATTATCACAGTTATGGCTTGGATTTGTTTTTGTaccaaaattaatatttattcttaaaattgTTACACTGGTAATtgcaatattattatttttcttggTATTCATAAGAAGAATATACTTGAAAGCAcaaatcaacaaaaaaacaaatattccTAGTAATGatgcataaaaaaaaatttttattttaggaatttaataaatacagttgacaatataatattttaaattatttattgtatattaagttataaaaattagtaaacatttcaattattaattaataaacttgttgataattaatattataaatttttaattaaaataatacattcatttttttctcCGGAGACATAGATAATAAATgggtaatttttattttattactatgaAGTTTCAttgtcattttaatattttcttttaacaatatattaagaaataaaatttatcccATAAGGAAAAAGTTATCAACAAGTAAATATACTAATAAAAGCTTTATTATTTTCcttttctaaatttattttttttttaattttatttattaaaaacttttttttaactatacttttatattttttgatattgtaatttgttataaacaaattaa
This Strongyloides ratti genome assembly S_ratti_ED321, chromosome : 2 DNA region includes the following protein-coding sequences:
- a CDS encoding CD36 antigen family-containing protein, whose amino-acid sequence is MTLEGKDYKIFGKPTKCQMIWFILSFIILLISIGLWVGFPFIYKAEVKENLILKENTDGSYPTSTFFWATPPSHTYMYFYIFNLTNGDEVEFMGEEPKLVEVGPFAIKEEEKKKDVQFNENQTEVYYKNYKTFTFVEEKSCKFCGNNNFIHYPNMVFIGALAQLADPTKKISRTMQNVSFNDIMFNGYHDNLLSFGNSDLFKFINNHFGKNGDKLFPFKIPSMEKMGIFYGYNNTNDEDYVIKTGKDDINNYGKIVTWAGSTKLPKNFWSTDQARMINGSDSGSLQHMDIKKTDVLPQFNSYLCRSFDMIYEEESVVSDIPTYKFYVPYDNYDTTLEKNKGFRYANREKINYFPQWPKCNNSDIDYKSLDCTNSKIDCTIGPNLCNPCCNGSYVDGTYLLPPGMYPIGCYPGRNESPPFLLFFSAPHFYYSPPEVSNALYGIRPNKKEHQPIYYFHEPYSGQVINVNYKFQVNVPIFGYAPTIINTQMPNNIIPIFWASVEGNLYENLLSQLWLGFVFVPKLIFILKIVTLVIAILLFFLVFIRRIYLKAQINKKTNIPSNDA